The genomic DNA CGCTTACAACGAGGCTCTCTCCTACCTGTGGCGCCTGCGGAATGAAGTGCATTATCTGGCGGGGAGAAAGAATGATCAGATTTCGTTCGAGGCCCAAGCGAAGCTGGCAGAATTCTTCGGATATCAGGACCGCGGCAAGACCCTGGCTGTGGAAGATTTCATGCGGGATTACTATCTGCATGCCACGAAGGTGGAGCATCTGTCCTCACTCCTCGTTTCCAGGTGCGTACGCCGCGATGAGGGCCCGCGAAAAATTCTCGGGTATTTTATCAGGCGTCCCATTGGTGAAGGTTTTTACGTTATAAGAGGCGAGCTGGTGCTGCCGGATGAGTCGATCATAGAGAAAGATCCATCCAAGCTGATGAAGATCTTCGAGTATGCCCAGAATCAGGGAGTTTCGCTTCATATCAACGTCAAAAGCCTCATTCGAAAGAGCCTGCACCTCGTAAACGACCGTTTTCGCCGCAGCAAAGAAGTAAACCATTCCTTCTTCAACATTCTTCGAGCTGAAAAAGGGGTGGCGGAAACCATCAAGTTGATGCACCACCTGGAGCTTCTCAACAAGTTCATACCTGAATTCGAGCACCTCTATTGCAAGGTTCAGCACGACCTCTATCACATCTACACGATCGACATGCATTCCCTGCTGGCTGTGGAAGAACTTGTAAACCTGTGGAAAGGGGAGCACGAAGAGTTGCGCCTTCTTACCCAGCTTGCGCGGGAAGTGGACAAGAGGGAACTGCTCCTGCTTGCAGTGCTGTTTCATGATATAGGAAAGGGAGAAGGGGGAGGGCACGCCGACAAGGGTGCAGACATGATGCCGACAATAGCCAGGCGCATGGGACTCAGCAAGGAAGACAGTGCACGTCTCGAGTTTCTTGTCCGCACCCACCTTCTCATGGCTCACATAGCCCAGCGCCGGGACCTGCACGACGAAAAAATGATAATCGAGTTCGCGAAGCAGATGCAGAACAGCGAGAATCTCAAAATGCTTTACCTGCTGACGTACGCAGACATAAAGGCGGTGGGCCCGGATGTCTGGACGGATTGGAAAGCTTTGCTGCTTCAGGAGCTTTACGAGAAGGCCTTCCAGGTGCTCGAACGTGGCGATTTCAAGCTGGAGGCTCGCAGCGAAAGAGTGAAGGCTGTAAAGCGGAGGGTACAGGAGCTTCTTGAGGACGAATATCAAGGTGCACTGGTGAGGGAGGAGTTGCGAGCGCTTACGACCCGGCACCTTCTGTCCAATCAGCCGGCCATCCTGGCAGAACATGTGAGAATTCTTCTCGCTCTCCAGTCTCAGCCCCTAGTGATGCGGGTTGTACATCAGATGGACCTGGGGTACTCTACGTTCACGATCAGCACCTTCGACATTCCAGGTTTGTTCTCTATGATAACCGGGGTCATGGCTGCCAACGGCATGAACATTCTAGGTGCACAGGTGCATACGAGCAGCAACGGGAAAGCTCTTGATCTCCTGCAGGTAAATTCTCCTCAGGGATTTCTGGTTCTCGATGAAAGCAGATGGAAGAAGCTTGAAGAAGATATGCGCCTCGTTCTGGAGGGGAAAATTCAGGTGCGGGACTTGGTCGAAAAGCGACAGCGGCCGACTCTGTTGCCTGAGAAGCCAAAACGGCGTCCCCCTTCCAGGGTCGAAATTGACAACGACGTTTCCGACGACTATACGGTAATCGACATATATACAAACGACAAGGTGGGCCTGCTCTATCGTATCACGAGCACTCTTACAGACCTCGGTCTCTACATTGGGGTTTCCAAGATATCTACAAAGGTAGATCAGGTGGCGGACGTCTTCTACGTAAAGGACATCTTCGGCCAGAAAATCACGAGGGAGGAGAAACTGGAGGAAATCAAGACGAGGCTTCTTGCTGCCTGTGAGGACTGGAAATGAAACGAGCAATGGGATGCATCAGTTTCTTGATCTTTTTCTGAATTACTTGATAGTAGAAAAGGGGCTTTCAGAGAATACCATCGAAGCCTACAGTCGTGATGTCGGTTCCTACCTTGATCATCTTGACCGGTGCGGGTGCTCGTCGATCAAGGACGTACGGCCTCCGGATGTCGCCGGGCATCTTGCGTCACTGCATGAAGCGGGGCTCTCTCCTCGAAGCCATGCAAGGGCCCTTTCGGCGGTACGCATGTTCCACCGTTTTCTGATGATCGAGAACTATTCAACTGAGAATCCGACTGCGATAATCGAAGCTCCGAAAGCGGTGGGAAAGCTGCCTTCTGTCCTGAATTGCCGGGAGGTTGAACGGCTGCTGTCTGCCCCTTTTGGCGGAGATTTCACTGCGGCCCGTGATCGGGCGATGCTGGAGCTGTTATATGCTACCGGTTTGCGCGTCTCGGAGCTGGTATCGTTGCGCTATCAGGATGTGAACCTGGATGCTGGATATCTGCTTGCGTTCGGGAAGGGGAGCAAGGAGCGCCTTGTTCCTATGGGAGAGACCGCACGAAGTGCAGTAGTTGAATACCGGATGCTGGCCAGGGAGAAATTTCCGGATGGGGGGGAGGGGCACCTCTTTTTAACCAGGCTCGGAAGAAAAATGACCCGGCAGGCATTTTGGAATATGATCAAAAAACGGTCGAAGCAAGCAGGTCTCACTAAAACCATTTCTCCGCATACTTTGCGGCACTCGTTTGCAACTCACCTCCTGGAGAATGGCGCCGACTTGAGAAGTGTTCAGATCCTGCTAGGTCATGCAGATCTTTCGACCACACAGATATATACCCATATAACGAAGGAACGCCTGAAAAAGCTGCACGAGGATCTTCACCCTCGCGGCTGAATCTGGAGGAACTTTTTAGTGACGGAAAGGATATGCAGATGAAATATGTAGTTCTTCTTGGTGACGGCATGTCGGATGTCAAACTCGACCAGCTTGGCGGCAAGACACCTCTTCAGGCCGCCAGAACTCCTCATATGGACTACATGGCTCAAAGAGGCAAAATGGGACTGGCCCGAACTGTGCCGGAAGGACTGCCACCAGGGAGCGATGTGGCCAACCTGTCGGTCTTCGGTTATGACCCGCGTTGCTGTTATACCGGCAGATCTCCTCTGGAAGCCGCGAGCATGGGAGTGGACCTTGGGGCCGATGATGTAGCCTTCAGGGTGAATCTTGTGACCCTGCTACCCCAGAGAGGACAGCTCCTTATGCAGGACTATTCCGCTGGCCACATATCTACCGATGAGGGCAGGGTTCTGATCGAGGATATGCAGAAACACTTCGGCAACGCAGAGTTCCAGTTTTTCCCCGGAGTGGGGTATCGTCATCTTATGGTCTGGAGGTCGGGAAGGGAGAAGCTCTCAGCAAGCCCACCTCACGATATTACGGGAAAGAACATTATCGAATTCTTACCGAAAGGTGAAGGAGCCGAGCGATTAATAGATTTGATGAATTCATCGCAGATGCTCTTCAACAGGCACCCCGTAAACAAGAGCAGGGAAGAAGCAGGAAAGTTGCAAGCGAACTCCATCTGGTTGTGGGGGCACGGCAGATCTCCGAAAATCGATACTTTTTCGCAGCGATTCGGATTGACGGGGGCGGTCATTTCTGCCGTGGATCTGATAAAAGGAATCGGGATTTGCGCTGGGCTTGATATTATCAACGTTCCGGGGGCGACGGGGTACATCGACACGAATTACCGCGGGAAAGCCGAAGCGGCTCTTAAAGCGCTCGAAGCCAGAGATTTTGTGTATCTCCACGTTGAGGCTCCTGATGAGGCTTCTCACTCCGGTAACTTGGAACATAAACTCAAGGCAATAGAGGATTTCGATGAACTCGTGGTGGGGCCTGTACTGGAGGGGATCAGAAGGTTCGGCTCTTTCCGGATTCTTTGCACCCCGGACCACCCCACGCCTATTCCTCTGATGACGCACACTGGGGAGCCGGTACCCTTCGTTATCTATAGCGGGGAGGAAACTGTTCATGGTGACGCATCCGGTTACGATGAGGCCGCTGCGCTTGCCACCGGACTGTATCTGCAGGAGGGGCACCGGATGATGGAGCTCATGCTGCGCGGCTAGTCCCTCCTAAGCACCGGACCGACAGGCCGCGCCCGATAACGATCGTCCGGGTAGCCCCAGTAGTAAGGGTTTTGCCGCTCCGACAGCAGGCGCTCGTCTTCGATGACATCGGGCCAGAGGGAAACTTCTTTTATGCTTAATACGGGCAAAATATGATCCGCATCCCCGAGTTTCACCTTCTTCTTTCCTTTTATTTCACCGATAACGGTCACCTGTCGACCTGGAACAAGCGGCTCAAGGTCGAGTCCAGGTGCGGCTGTAGTTGCAAGAAACCGGCCTCCTGACTGCTCTAGGACAAAAGGTACGCCATCCGGTGCGAGCTCGAATTGCGTTATTTCGAGAATCGTAAGCTCGGACTCACGGGTAACATTGACTACAATACCGCCAGCCATCACTGTTTTGCCGATGTGCCGGTCGGGATTCCTGAACAGTTCAGAAAAGGCAATGGATCGTTCTGCAGACTGCATT from Geobacter sp. DSM 9736 includes the following:
- the glnD gene encoding [protein-PII] uridylyltransferase, coding for MEFDINRYFPDRTQSLGDAGRASFGEKRPLYLAGSKHFLTHYREQIKNMHRGGAPGWEVVEALTAMTDTLVRKLFRCIIDDLGEAKKSRDQLTLVAIGGYGRGELNPFSDIDLMFLHRGKDPQLIEDIAQKLLYFLWDMRLDVGYSVRTVGDCIEMSAADTTVKTALLDSRYIAGSRVFFKEFQKSLVTQIVGKGSDPFIAQKLEEMKKRREKYGSSVYILEPNIKESEGGLRDLHSALWVAKIKYKVTNQRELIIKGVLSEAELNAYNEALSYLWRLRNEVHYLAGRKNDQISFEAQAKLAEFFGYQDRGKTLAVEDFMRDYYLHATKVEHLSSLLVSRCVRRDEGPRKILGYFIRRPIGEGFYVIRGELVLPDESIIEKDPSKLMKIFEYAQNQGVSLHINVKSLIRKSLHLVNDRFRRSKEVNHSFFNILRAEKGVAETIKLMHHLELLNKFIPEFEHLYCKVQHDLYHIYTIDMHSLLAVEELVNLWKGEHEELRLLTQLAREVDKRELLLLAVLFHDIGKGEGGGHADKGADMMPTIARRMGLSKEDSARLEFLVRTHLLMAHIAQRRDLHDEKMIIEFAKQMQNSENLKMLYLLTYADIKAVGPDVWTDWKALLLQELYEKAFQVLERGDFKLEARSERVKAVKRRVQELLEDEYQGALVREELRALTTRHLLSNQPAILAEHVRILLALQSQPLVMRVVHQMDLGYSTFTISTFDIPGLFSMITGVMAANGMNILGAQVHTSSNGKALDLLQVNSPQGFLVLDESRWKKLEEDMRLVLEGKIQVRDLVEKRQRPTLLPEKPKRRPPSRVEIDNDVSDDYTVIDIYTNDKVGLLYRITSTLTDLGLYIGVSKISTKVDQVADVFYVKDIFGQKITREEKLEEIKTRLLAACEDWK
- a CDS encoding cofactor-independent phosphoglycerate mutase; the encoded protein is MKYVVLLGDGMSDVKLDQLGGKTPLQAARTPHMDYMAQRGKMGLARTVPEGLPPGSDVANLSVFGYDPRCCYTGRSPLEAASMGVDLGADDVAFRVNLVTLLPQRGQLLMQDYSAGHISTDEGRVLIEDMQKHFGNAEFQFFPGVGYRHLMVWRSGREKLSASPPHDITGKNIIEFLPKGEGAERLIDLMNSSQMLFNRHPVNKSREEAGKLQANSIWLWGHGRSPKIDTFSQRFGLTGAVISAVDLIKGIGICAGLDIINVPGATGYIDTNYRGKAEAALKALEARDFVYLHVEAPDEASHSGNLEHKLKAIEDFDELVVGPVLEGIRRFGSFRILCTPDHPTPIPLMTHTGEPVPFVIYSGEETVHGDASGYDEAAALATGLYLQEGHRMMELMLRG
- a CDS encoding Slp family lipoprotein; this encodes MKALIAYLSFLLLLASGCTHGFSNCTMQSAERSIAFSELFRNPDRHIGKTVMAGGIVVNVTRESELTILEITQFELAPDGVPFVLEQSGGRFLATTAAPGLDLEPLVPGRQVTVIGEIKGKKKVKLGDADHILPVLSIKEVSLWPDVIEDERLLSERQNPYYWGYPDDRYRARPVGPVLRRD
- the xerD gene encoding site-specific tyrosine recombinase XerD — translated: MHQFLDLFLNYLIVEKGLSENTIEAYSRDVGSYLDHLDRCGCSSIKDVRPPDVAGHLASLHEAGLSPRSHARALSAVRMFHRFLMIENYSTENPTAIIEAPKAVGKLPSVLNCREVERLLSAPFGGDFTAARDRAMLELLYATGLRVSELVSLRYQDVNLDAGYLLAFGKGSKERLVPMGETARSAVVEYRMLAREKFPDGGEGHLFLTRLGRKMTRQAFWNMIKKRSKQAGLTKTISPHTLRHSFATHLLENGADLRSVQILLGHADLSTTQIYTHITKERLKKLHEDLHPRG